The following proteins come from a genomic window of Timaviella obliquedivisa GSE-PSE-MK23-08B:
- the rpsT gene encoding 30S ribosomal protein S20, with protein sequence MANIKSAIKRVDIAERNRLRNKSYKSAVRTLMKKSLAAMSAHQANPSPEAQQAVETSMSVAFSKIDRAVKRGVIHPNTGARKKARLARALKAQEASAS encoded by the coding sequence GTGGCAAATATTAAATCTGCGATCAAACGCGTTGACATTGCAGAACGCAATCGTCTTCGGAATAAATCCTATAAGTCGGCGGTTAGAACGCTGATGAAAAAGTCCCTGGCTGCGATGAGCGCTCATCAGGCAAATCCGTCTCCTGAAGCTCAGCAGGCTGTTGAAACCTCCATGTCTGTTGCTTTTAGCAAAATCGATCGCGCGGTCAAGCGAGGTGTGATTCATCCCAACACGGGTGCCCGCAAAAAAGCACGCCTTGCTAGAGCGCTGAAAGCTCAGGAAGCTTCAGCGTCCTAG
- a CDS encoding DNA-directed RNA polymerase subunit gamma: MPKLEQRFDYVKIGLASPERIRQWGERTLPNGMVVGEVTKPETINYRTLKPEMDGLFCERIFGPAKDWECHCGKYKRVRHRGIVCERCGVEVTESRVRRHRMGYIKLAAPVAHVWYLKGIPSYMAILLDMPLRDVEQIVYFNSYVVLNAGNAENLTYKQLLTEDQWIEIEDQLYGEDSQLVGIEVGIGAEALQRLLQDLELENTAEKLREDILTSKGQKRAKYIKRLRVIDNFIATRSLPSWMILEYIPVIPPDLRPMVQLDGGRFATSDLNDLYRRVINRNNRLARLQEILAPEIIVRNEKRMLQEAVDALIDNGRRGRTVVGANNRPLKSLSDIIEGKQGRFRQNLLGKRVDYSGRSVIVVGPKLKIHQCGLPREMAIELFQPFVIHRLIRQGLVNNIKAAKKLIQRNDPQIWDVLDEVIEGHPVMLNRAPTLHRLGIQAFEPILVEGRAIQIHPLVCPAFNADFDGDQMAVHVPLSLESQAEARLLMLASNNILSPATGRPIVTPSQDMVLGCYYLTVENPKATLGAGKYFSNMEDVIVAYDQKQVDIHSYIWVRFEGEVEGDEADAEVLQEDPGADGTVTKLYKYRRIREDANGNRISQYVKTTAGRIIYNKAIQESLMG; the protein is encoded by the coding sequence ATGCCAAAGCTAGAACAGCGGTTTGACTACGTCAAAATTGGTCTGGCATCTCCCGAACGAATTCGTCAGTGGGGAGAGCGGACGCTACCGAACGGCATGGTCGTCGGCGAAGTCACCAAGCCGGAAACTATCAACTACCGGACGCTAAAGCCGGAAATGGATGGTCTGTTTTGCGAGCGAATTTTTGGACCTGCAAAAGATTGGGAATGCCATTGCGGTAAGTATAAGAGAGTGAGACATCGCGGCATTGTGTGTGAGCGCTGTGGCGTTGAGGTCACAGAGTCTCGCGTGCGGCGGCATCGGATGGGCTACATCAAGCTGGCGGCTCCAGTGGCGCACGTTTGGTATCTCAAAGGGATTCCGAGCTACATGGCAATTTTGCTAGATATGCCTTTGCGGGATGTTGAGCAAATTGTTTACTTTAACTCCTATGTGGTGCTGAATGCGGGGAACGCCGAGAACCTGACCTATAAGCAATTGCTGACCGAAGATCAGTGGATTGAAATTGAAGACCAGCTTTACGGGGAAGATTCTCAGCTTGTCGGTATTGAGGTGGGCATTGGGGCGGAAGCGCTGCAACGTTTGCTGCAAGATTTGGAACTGGAAAACACGGCTGAGAAGCTGCGGGAAGATATCCTTACCTCAAAGGGGCAAAAGCGAGCTAAGTACATCAAGCGCCTGCGGGTAATTGACAACTTTATTGCCACGCGATCGCTCCCCTCGTGGATGATTCTGGAATATATCCCTGTGATTCCGCCCGATCTGCGCCCAATGGTACAGCTTGATGGTGGACGCTTTGCGACTTCTGACTTAAACGATCTTTACCGTCGCGTCATCAACCGCAACAACCGTCTTGCCCGACTTCAAGAAATTCTCGCCCCTGAAATCATCGTCCGTAACGAAAAACGGATGCTTCAGGAAGCCGTGGATGCCTTGATTGATAACGGTCGGCGCGGTCGGACAGTGGTGGGTGCGAACAATCGCCCGCTCAAGTCTCTCTCCGACATTATTGAAGGGAAGCAAGGACGATTCCGGCAGAACCTTCTGGGTAAGCGGGTGGACTATTCAGGGCGATCGGTCATTGTGGTTGGACCGAAACTGAAGATTCACCAGTGCGGTTTGCCTAGAGAAATGGCGATCGAGCTATTCCAACCCTTTGTGATTCACCGCTTGATTCGACAAGGCTTGGTCAACAACATCAAAGCGGCGAAGAAACTGATTCAGCGCAACGACCCTCAAATTTGGGACGTACTGGACGAGGTGATCGAAGGGCACCCAGTGATGTTGAACCGGGCACCAACGCTCCACCGTTTGGGCATTCAAGCCTTTGAACCCATTTTGGTCGAAGGACGCGCCATCCAAATTCACCCGCTCGTCTGTCCGGCATTCAACGCCGACTTTGACGGTGACCAAATGGCGGTTCACGTGCCTCTCTCTCTGGAATCTCAGGCTGAGGCAAGGCTATTGATGTTGGCATCGAACAACATTCTTTCGCCAGCCACAGGTAGACCGATCGTCACCCCTAGCCAAGATATGGTTCTGGGCTGCTATTACCTAACCGTTGAAAACCCTAAGGCAACGTTGGGAGCAGGTAAGTACTTTTCTAACATGGAGGACGTAATTGTGGCATACGACCAGAAACAGGTCGATATTCACTCCTACATTTGGGTGCGGTTTGAGGGCGAAGTTGAAGGCGATGAAGCCGATGCCGAGGTTTTGCAAGAAGATCCGGGGGCAGATGGAACAGTCACAAAGCTCTATAAGTATCGTCGGATTCGGGAAGATGCCAATGGCAACCGGATTTCGCAGTACGTCAAAACAACGGCAGGACGGATTATTTACAACAAGGCGATTCAAGAGTCCCTAATGGGGTAA
- a CDS encoding SPFH/Band 7/PHB domain protein yields MEGFFAFIIVALGGAGLAGSVRIVNQGNEALVERLGSYNKKLSPGLNFTFPFVDRIAYQETIREKVIDIPPQSCITRDNVSISVDAVVYWRIVDMEKAYYKVQDIQSAMINVILTQIRAEMGQLELDETFTARSEINELLLRELDVATDPWGVKVTRVELRDIIPSKAVQEAMELQMSAERRKRAAILTSEGERESAVNSARGKADAQVLNAEAQQKSVIMSAEAEQKATVLRAQAARQEQVLKAQATAEALQIIAKTLQVDPNAREALQFLMAQNYLDMGSKIGASASSKVMFMDPRAIPATMEGIRSIIADSNPTP; encoded by the coding sequence ATGGAAGGATTTTTTGCATTCATTATTGTCGCTCTAGGCGGAGCCGGCTTAGCAGGATCGGTCAGAATCGTTAATCAGGGCAACGAAGCGCTAGTGGAGCGACTGGGCAGTTACAATAAAAAACTTTCACCAGGGCTAAACTTTACGTTTCCGTTTGTCGATCGCATTGCTTATCAGGAAACCATCCGCGAGAAAGTCATCGATATTCCTCCCCAATCCTGCATTACTCGGGACAACGTTTCTATCTCTGTCGATGCCGTCGTCTATTGGCGCATTGTTGATATGGAAAAGGCTTACTACAAAGTGCAAGATATTCAGTCTGCAATGATCAACGTGATTTTGACCCAAATTCGTGCTGAGATGGGTCAGCTAGAACTTGATGAAACCTTTACTGCCCGTTCTGAAATTAACGAACTCCTGCTGCGTGAACTGGATGTTGCCACCGACCCCTGGGGCGTAAAAGTGACTCGCGTTGAACTTCGTGACATCATTCCCTCTAAGGCTGTGCAAGAAGCCATGGAGCTACAAATGTCTGCTGAGCGCCGCAAACGAGCCGCTATTCTCACCTCTGAAGGTGAACGCGAATCTGCCGTCAACAGCGCTAGAGGAAAAGCGGATGCCCAAGTTCTGAATGCTGAGGCTCAGCAAAAGTCGGTCATTATGAGTGCCGAAGCTGAGCAAAAAGCGACTGTCCTTCGTGCCCAAGCCGCACGTCAGGAGCAAGTTTTGAAAGCTCAAGCTACTGCCGAGGCTCTCCAAATTATTGCCAAAACTCTTCAGGTTGACCCCAACGCCCGCGAAGCTCTCCAGTTTCTGATGGCGCAAAACTACCTCGACATGGGTAGCAAAATTGGTGCCAGCGCCAGCAGCAAAGTCATGTTCATGGATCCCCGCGCTATTCCTGCCACAATGGAGGGCATCCGATCGATTATTGCTGACAGCAACCCAACCCCCTAA
- the rpoB gene encoding DNA-directed RNA polymerase subunit beta, producing the protein MSNLAQSAPVFTLPDLVEIQRASFRWFLDEGLIEELESFSPITDYTGKLELHFLGKEYRLRRPKYDVDEAKRRDSTYAVQMYVPTRLINKETGEIKEQEVFIGDLPLMTDRGTFIINGAERVIVNQIVRSPGVYYKKEIDKNGRSAFNASLIPNRGAWLKFETDKNDLVWVRIDKTRKLSAQVLLKSLGLSDGEIFDSLRHPEYFQKTIEKEGQFNEEEALMELYRKLRPGEPPTVSGGQQLLDSRFFDPKRYDLGKVGRYKLNKKLRLTVPETTRVLTAPDILAAIDYLINLEFDVGSIDDIDHLGNRRVRSVGELLQNQVRVGLNRLERIIRERMTVSDADSLTPASLVNPKPLVAAIKEFFGSSQLSQFMDQTNPLAELTHKRRLSALGPGGLTRERAGFAVRDIHPSHYGRICPIETPEGPNAGLIGSLATHARVNAYGFIETPFFPVDNGRALKDQAPLYMTADEEDDLRVAAGDVTMDENGFILGEQVPVRYRQEFTTTTPAEVDYVAVSPVQIISVATSLIPFLEHDDANRALMGSNMQRQAVPLLHPERPLVGTGLEAQAARDSGMVIVSRTDGDVTHVDANRIRVRPPTGHEIEYLLQKYQRSNQDTCLNQRPIVFSGDRVVAGQILADGSATEGGELALGQNVLVAYMPWEGYNYEDAILISERLVSDDVYTSIHIEKYEIEARQTKLGPEEITREIPNVGEDALRQLDETGIIRIGAWTDSGDILVGKVTPKGESDQPPEEKLLRAIFGEKARDVRDNSLRVPNGEKGRVVDVRVFTREQGDELPPGANMVVRVYVAQKRKIQVGDKMAGRHGNKGIISRILPQEDMPYLPDGTPLDIVLNPLGVPSRMNVGQVFECLLGWAGHNLDVRFKMIPFDEMYGEEASRLTTHGKMMEAREKVGQDWVFNPNNAGKIKVFDGRSGEAFDRDVTVGKAYMLKLVHLVDDKIHARSTGPYSLVTQQPLGGKAQQGGQRFGEMEVWALEAFGCAYILQELLTVKSDDMQGRNEALNAIVKGKAIPRPGTPESFKVLMRELQSLCLDIAAHKLQTQEDGTSRDIEVDLMADVGTRRTPSRPTYESISTEEMEGAEGER; encoded by the coding sequence ATGAGTAACCTAGCCCAATCTGCACCCGTTTTTACCCTACCAGACCTTGTAGAAATTCAGCGGGCGAGTTTTCGCTGGTTCTTGGATGAAGGTTTGATTGAAGAGTTAGAAAGCTTCTCCCCTATTACTGACTACACAGGCAAGCTCGAGCTTCACTTCCTGGGTAAGGAGTATCGGTTGAGACGACCTAAGTACGACGTTGATGAAGCCAAGCGTCGGGACAGCACCTACGCCGTGCAAATGTATGTGCCCACTCGGTTGATTAATAAGGAAACTGGAGAAATCAAAGAGCAAGAGGTCTTTATTGGCGATTTGCCCTTAATGACCGATCGAGGCACATTCATTATTAACGGCGCAGAACGAGTCATCGTCAACCAGATCGTCCGGAGTCCCGGCGTTTATTACAAAAAGGAAATCGACAAGAACGGACGCAGCGCCTTCAATGCCAGCCTGATTCCTAACCGAGGCGCGTGGCTGAAGTTTGAAACGGATAAGAACGACCTAGTTTGGGTGCGGATCGATAAAACCCGTAAACTCTCTGCCCAAGTATTGCTGAAGTCGTTGGGGTTAAGCGATGGCGAAATTTTCGACTCCTTGCGTCACCCTGAATACTTCCAGAAGACTATTGAAAAAGAAGGTCAGTTCAACGAAGAAGAAGCCTTGATGGAGCTTTACCGGAAACTGCGTCCGGGTGAGCCGCCAACGGTTTCGGGTGGGCAGCAACTTCTAGATTCTCGGTTCTTTGACCCTAAGCGCTATGACTTGGGTAAGGTGGGGCGCTACAAGCTCAACAAAAAACTGCGGTTAACTGTTCCTGAAACGACGCGGGTGTTGACTGCTCCTGATATTTTGGCGGCGATCGACTACTTAATTAACCTGGAGTTTGATGTTGGCAGCATTGACGACATTGACCACTTGGGCAATCGTCGCGTTCGCTCGGTCGGTGAACTGTTACAAAACCAAGTCCGAGTCGGCTTGAACCGTTTGGAGCGAATTATTCGGGAACGGATGACCGTCTCAGATGCCGATTCTTTGACTCCGGCTTCTTTGGTTAACCCCAAGCCCCTTGTGGCAGCCATTAAGGAGTTCTTCGGCTCCTCCCAGCTTTCTCAGTTCATGGATCAAACCAATCCCCTGGCAGAGCTAACCCACAAGCGCCGTCTTAGCGCCTTGGGCCCAGGTGGTTTGACTCGTGAGCGTGCAGGTTTCGCAGTACGCGATATTCACCCTTCTCACTATGGTCGGATTTGCCCAATTGAAACGCCTGAAGGTCCTAACGCGGGCTTGATTGGCTCTCTAGCGACCCACGCGCGAGTCAATGCTTACGGCTTCATCGAAACGCCTTTCTTTCCAGTCGATAACGGACGAGCTTTGAAAGATCAGGCTCCTCTATATATGACTGCGGATGAAGAAGATGACCTGCGGGTGGCAGCGGGTGACGTGACTATGGACGAAAACGGATTTATTTTGGGTGAACAAGTGCCCGTCCGGTATCGCCAAGAATTCACCACTACCACGCCTGCTGAGGTTGACTATGTGGCAGTTTCCCCGGTGCAAATTATTTCGGTAGCAACATCTTTGATTCCATTTTTGGAGCATGACGACGCGAACCGGGCTTTGATGGGATCGAACATGCAGCGTCAGGCAGTACCCTTGCTGCATCCTGAGCGTCCTTTGGTGGGCACAGGCTTAGAAGCGCAAGCGGCAAGAGACTCTGGAATGGTCATTGTTAGCCGCACTGATGGGGACGTGACCCATGTCGATGCCAACCGGATTCGGGTGCGCCCTCCTACAGGTCATGAGATTGAGTATCTGTTGCAGAAGTATCAGCGATCGAACCAAGATACCTGTTTGAACCAGCGCCCTATCGTGTTTTCGGGCGATCGCGTCGTCGCAGGTCAAATCTTGGCTGACGGATCGGCTACCGAAGGCGGCGAGTTGGCATTAGGGCAAAACGTCTTGGTCGCCTATATGCCTTGGGAGGGTTACAACTACGAGGACGCAATTCTCATCAGCGAACGCCTGGTTTCTGACGACGTTTACACCTCCATCCACATTGAAAAGTATGAGATTGAGGCACGTCAAACCAAGCTAGGACCTGAAGAAATCACTCGTGAAATTCCCAACGTTGGGGAAGATGCGCTACGTCAATTAGACGAAACTGGCATCATCCGGATTGGAGCATGGACTGATTCAGGCGATATTTTAGTCGGTAAGGTTACGCCTAAAGGCGAGTCAGATCAGCCTCCTGAAGAGAAGCTACTGCGGGCAATCTTTGGTGAAAAAGCCAGAGATGTGCGGGATAACTCTTTGCGCGTTCCTAACGGTGAAAAAGGTCGGGTGGTAGATGTGCGCGTCTTTACCCGTGAGCAGGGTGATGAACTACCTCCGGGTGCCAACATGGTGGTGCGAGTCTACGTAGCGCAAAAACGGAAGATCCAGGTGGGCGACAAGATGGCGGGTCGTCATGGCAACAAGGGTATTATTTCCCGGATTCTGCCGCAGGAAGACATGCCTTACTTGCCCGATGGAACTCCCCTTGATATTGTTCTTAACCCTCTGGGTGTGCCTTCTCGGATGAATGTGGGTCAGGTGTTTGAGTGCTTGTTAGGCTGGGCTGGACACAATCTGGACGTACGTTTCAAGATGATTCCCTTTGATGAAATGTACGGAGAGGAAGCTTCGCGCTTAACCACTCACGGCAAGATGATGGAGGCGCGCGAAAAAGTAGGACAAGATTGGGTGTTCAACCCCAACAACGCAGGCAAGATCAAGGTATTTGATGGTCGTAGTGGAGAAGCCTTCGATCGCGATGTCACAGTGGGTAAAGCCTATATGTTGAAACTGGTTCACCTGGTAGACGACAAAATTCATGCTCGCTCTACGGGTCCTTACTCCTTGGTCACTCAACAGCCGTTGGGAGGCAAGGCTCAGCAAGGCGGACAGCGATTTGGAGAAATGGAAGTTTGGGCATTAGAAGCCTTTGGGTGCGCCTATATTCTTCAAGAGCTACTTACGGTTAAGTCCGACGATATGCAGGGGCGTAATGAAGCGCTGAATGCGATCGTTAAAGGCAAGGCGATTCCTCGACCGGGAACTCCCGAGTCCTTTAAGGTCTTAATGCGAGAGCTACAGTCGCTTTGTTTAGACATTGCTGCTCACAAGTTGCAAACCCAGGAAGACGGAACTAGCCGTGATATTGAGGTGGACTTGATGGCAGATGTCGGCACTCGCCGCACGCCATCGCGCCCCACCTACGAATCCATCTCCACGGAAGAAATGGAAGGGGCTGAAGGAGAGCGCTAA
- a CDS encoding NfeD family protein, whose product MTLPFLWLIAGIALCALEFVFPTAFIELTMGMSAILVAILARFIPSVGIQVGVWLALSISLTLLLRRFLPKPQNRTIDDSKEARTLTGILPGQTGRVLYEGNSWQGRCADEEMAIAANQKVYVIERRGTTLIVMPENLLHS is encoded by the coding sequence ATGACCCTCCCCTTTCTCTGGCTCATTGCAGGTATTGCCCTCTGTGCGTTGGAATTTGTTTTCCCTACTGCATTTATCGAACTGACAATGGGAATGAGTGCCATCCTTGTCGCGATCCTGGCTCGATTCATTCCATCCGTAGGAATTCAGGTGGGTGTTTGGCTGGCACTGTCGATTAGCTTGACGCTTTTACTGCGTCGCTTTCTGCCCAAACCCCAAAACCGAACTATTGATGATTCTAAAGAAGCCAGGACTTTGACGGGAATTTTGCCAGGACAAACAGGACGAGTGTTGTATGAAGGGAACTCCTGGCAAGGGCGGTGCGCTGATGAAGAAATGGCGATCGCCGCCAATCAAAAGGTTTACGTGATAGAGCGCCGAGGAACGACCCTCATCGTTATGCCCGAAAACTTACTGCATTCTTAA
- a CDS encoding universal stress protein, giving the protein MLKKILVALDSSDLSELVVQTLLQFQLQPQTEIIIAHVVFNAGNNPDIAADRPQVETESISHEALVKLQAYQAVLPCKSELEIVTGDPAEEITRLANIHKVDMIVIGSRGLTGMSRILQGSVSGQVAEEAHCSVLIVKPFT; this is encoded by the coding sequence GTGCTGAAAAAGATTTTGGTGGCTTTGGATAGCTCTGACCTTTCGGAACTGGTGGTTCAAACCTTGCTGCAATTTCAGCTTCAACCTCAAACTGAAATCATTATTGCCCATGTTGTTTTCAACGCAGGCAACAACCCTGATATTGCTGCCGATCGCCCTCAAGTCGAAACAGAGTCGATTTCCCACGAGGCTTTGGTCAAGCTCCAGGCATATCAGGCAGTTTTGCCATGTAAAAGCGAACTAGAAATCGTCACAGGCGATCCGGCTGAAGAAATTACTCGCCTCGCCAATATCCACAAGGTTGACATGATTGTGATTGGCAGTCGAGGGCTGACGGGAATGAGCCGGATTTTACAAGGTTCGGTGAGTGGTCAGGTTGCTGAAGAAGCCCATTGTTCAGTGCTGATCGTTAAACCCTTCACTTAA
- the hisD gene encoding histidinol dehydrogenase, whose amino-acid sequence MLRIITQRAEALTELHRICDRTHDDQVVHKEATVREVLQSVKRQGNRAVLHYTEEYDQVQLKAEELRVSGSELDAAYQQVSKELLGAIRLACRQVEAFHRQRVPKSWVHFGEDEVVLGKRYTPVDKAGLYIPGGRAAYPSTVIMNAIPARVAKVPRIVITTPPTADKTINPAVLVAAQEAGVQEIYRVGGAQAIAALAYGTETIPKVDVITGPGNIYVTLAKKLVYGTVGIDSLAGPSEVLIIADSAANPIHVAVDLLAQAEHDPMAAAILLTTDADLAIQVVAEVKQQLINHPRKILTEKAIAHYGLVVVVDSLKTAAELSNEFAPEHLELEVEDPWSLLEQIRHAGAIFLGNSTPEAVGDYLAGPNHTLPTSGSARYASPLGVETFMKHSSLIQYSDVALQKMAGAIELLATAEGLSSHADSVRLRTQEEEP is encoded by the coding sequence ATGCTGCGAATTATTACTCAGCGAGCTGAGGCACTAACCGAACTGCACCGAATCTGCGATCGCACCCACGACGACCAGGTTGTCCATAAAGAGGCAACAGTCCGCGAAGTGCTCCAATCTGTCAAACGGCAAGGAAATCGGGCAGTCCTCCATTACACTGAAGAATACGACCAAGTTCAGTTGAAAGCCGAAGAACTGCGGGTTAGTGGTTCTGAGCTAGATGCAGCATATCAGCAGGTTTCTAAGGAGCTACTGGGTGCGATTCGACTGGCTTGTCGGCAGGTAGAAGCATTCCACCGCCAGCGAGTGCCCAAAAGCTGGGTTCATTTTGGTGAAGATGAAGTGGTTCTGGGCAAGCGTTATACGCCTGTGGACAAAGCTGGACTTTATATTCCGGGTGGGCGGGCGGCTTACCCCAGTACAGTCATCATGAATGCTATCCCAGCTAGGGTGGCAAAGGTGCCGCGCATCGTGATTACGACACCGCCCACGGCTGATAAGACCATTAATCCGGCGGTACTGGTGGCGGCACAAGAAGCAGGGGTTCAGGAAATTTATCGGGTGGGGGGCGCACAAGCGATCGCTGCTCTTGCCTATGGCACTGAAACAATCCCGAAGGTGGATGTAATCACAGGGCCTGGCAATATTTACGTCACTCTCGCTAAGAAGCTAGTCTATGGCACAGTAGGCATTGATTCGTTGGCAGGGCCCTCAGAAGTGCTAATTATTGCCGATTCTGCTGCTAATCCTATCCATGTTGCAGTAGATTTGCTGGCGCAGGCAGAGCATGACCCAATGGCAGCGGCAATTTTGCTGACAACAGATGCAGATTTAGCAATTCAGGTGGTGGCTGAGGTCAAACAGCAGCTGATTAACCATCCTCGTAAAATTTTGACCGAGAAGGCGATCGCCCATTACGGTTTAGTCGTTGTGGTTGATTCTCTAAAGACCGCTGCTGAACTCTCGAACGAATTTGCTCCTGAACATTTAGAGCTAGAAGTCGAAGATCCTTGGAGCCTACTAGAACAGATCCGGCACGCTGGAGCAATTTTCTTAGGGAACTCTACGCCTGAAGCCGTGGGGGATTACTTGGCTGGTCCTAACCACACGCTGCCTACGTCAGGCTCAGCGCGCTATGCCTCGCCGCTGGGGGTAGAGACGTTTATGAAGCACTCTAGTTTGATTCAGTACTCCGATGTGGCGCTGCAAAAAATGGCAGGGGCGATCGAGCTTTTGGCGACAGCCGAAGGCTTATCTTCCCACGCAGATTCTGTCAGGCTAAGAACTCAGGAGGAAGAGCCTTAA
- a CDS encoding TatD family hydrolase — MQLIDTHVHINFDSFQPDLDAVAQNWRDAGVVRLVHSCVTPSEFEQIQALADRFPELFFAVGLHPLDVDQWTPDSASQILALAQSDARVVAIGEMGLDFYKADNQELQEQAFWAQLKVARQLSLPVIIHCRDAAEAMAKLIKGFWKEHGIVQGVMHCWSGTPEETQWFLDLGFYISFSGIVTFKNATQVHESAQLVPNDRLLIETDCPFLAPVPKRGERRNQPAYVKYVAEQVARLRGVEVEAIAAQTTANACLLFQLPATDQSRSTETHFVEIS; from the coding sequence ATGCAGCTAATCGACACCCACGTTCATATTAACTTTGATAGCTTTCAGCCCGACCTAGATGCTGTGGCTCAAAACTGGCGAGATGCAGGAGTAGTACGCTTGGTTCACTCTTGCGTCACGCCTTCCGAGTTTGAGCAGATTCAAGCCTTAGCAGATCGGTTCCCAGAACTATTTTTTGCAGTGGGGCTACATCCGCTGGATGTGGATCAGTGGACACCAGACTCAGCCAGCCAAATTTTGGCACTCGCTCAGTCTGATGCTCGGGTGGTGGCGATCGGTGAAATGGGGTTGGACTTTTATAAGGCAGACAACCAAGAACTTCAGGAACAGGCGTTTTGGGCACAGCTTAAGGTTGCTCGTCAGCTTAGTTTGCCTGTGATCATTCATTGTCGAGATGCAGCAGAGGCAATGGCGAAGCTGATTAAAGGTTTCTGGAAAGAGCATGGGATTGTGCAAGGTGTGATGCACTGCTGGAGCGGCACTCCGGAGGAGACGCAATGGTTTCTTGACTTGGGGTTTTACATTAGCTTTAGTGGCATTGTCACGTTTAAGAATGCGACTCAGGTGCATGAATCAGCCCAGTTGGTTCCCAACGATCGCCTTTTGATTGAAACCGACTGTCCGTTTTTGGCACCTGTGCCCAAGCGAGGTGAACGGCGCAATCAGCCCGCATACGTTAAATATGTAGCGGAACAAGTGGCGCGGCTGCGAGGGGTTGAAGTGGAGGCGATCGCCGCTCAAACCACCGCTAACGCTTGCTTACTGTTCCAATTGCCAGCCACCGATCAATCTAGATCGACCGAAACACACTTTGTAGAAATTTCTTAA
- the purQ gene encoding phosphoribosylformylglycinamidine synthase subunit PurQ codes for MKFGVIVFPGSNCDRDIAMVVRDLLHQPTRMVWHEESDLSDLDVVIIPGGFSYGDYLRCGAIARFSPALQATVQHAEQGKLVMGICNGFQVLTEAGLLPGALMRNRDLHFVCDRVPLRVERTDSPWTQSYQPGQIVTLPIAHGEGNYYADAETLADLESHHQILFRYCTPTGEISPAGNPNGSLNNIAGICNRRGNVMGMMPHPERAADLMLGNTEGLSVFKGVLESMAIA; via the coding sequence ATGAAATTCGGTGTCATCGTCTTCCCAGGCTCAAACTGCGATCGCGACATTGCGATGGTCGTCCGCGATCTCCTGCATCAGCCAACGCGCATGGTCTGGCATGAAGAGAGTGATCTCTCCGACTTGGACGTGGTGATTATTCCGGGTGGCTTTAGCTACGGCGACTATCTTCGCTGCGGCGCGATCGCTCGCTTTTCTCCTGCCTTGCAAGCTACTGTTCAACATGCTGAACAAGGCAAGCTGGTGATGGGCATCTGCAACGGGTTCCAAGTCCTTACAGAAGCAGGCTTGCTCCCAGGCGCACTGATGCGTAATCGAGACTTGCACTTTGTCTGCGATCGCGTTCCTCTCCGCGTCGAGCGCACAGACTCTCCCTGGACACAGAGCTACCAGCCAGGACAGATTGTTACGCTACCGATCGCCCATGGAGAAGGCAACTACTACGCCGATGCCGAAACCTTGGCAGATTTAGAAAGCCATCATCAAATTCTCTTTCGCTACTGTACGCCCACTGGCGAGATTAGTCCTGCCGGAAACCCGAATGGCTCCCTCAACAACATTGCTGGCATCTGCAACCGTCGCGGCAACGTTATGGGCATGATGCCTCACCCCGAACGCGCTGCCGACCTAATGCTGGGTAACACCGAGGGGCTAAGCGTTTTCAAAGGTGTCTTAGAATCAATGGCGATCGCTTAA